CTGCAAACATGGCAAAAGACACTATTGAAAGGGCCGTGAAGAAAGGAACAGGAGAACTTGAAGGTGTAGAATACATTGAAATAAGATATGAAGGATACGGGCCTGGAGGAGTGGCATTTTTAGTAGATGTAGTTACAGATAATAAAAACCGTTCAGCTTCCACAGTCAGAATGAATTTTTCAAGAAATGAAGGAAATCTTGGAGAAACAGGATCTGTTGCATTCATGTTTGACAGAAAAGGTATTCTTGAATTTGATAAGAAAAAAGTTAATGAGGAAAAACTGATGGAAACTGCACTTGAAGCAGGTGCAGAAGATATTGTTGACAGGGAACATTTTTCAGTGGTAATAACTGATCCAAATGACTTTGAAAATGTGAAAAAAGCTTTGGATGAAAAAGGTTTAAATAGTGAAAATGCTGAAATAACAATGTATCCACAAAATGAAATAGAGATAACTGATATTGAAACTGCAGCAAAAATATTGAAACTGTATGATGACCTTGAAGATAATGAAGACGTACAGGAAATATATGCAAACTTTAATATAAGTGATGAAATACTGGAAAAGATGGAAAAATAAAAATATTGAAGTTTTTTGTGTTTAATTTTTCTGTTTGATGGAGAGAATAAAAAGTATACAATAAAAAGGAGAAAATGATGGAAAAAGAGATAAATTTTCAAAAACTAACTCCCTATGACAAAGTTGAGTTAGGAATTTATGAACAAGCTTTTGATTTTATATTTCAGAATGAAGATATTA
This Leptotrichia sp. oral taxon 215 str. W9775 DNA region includes the following protein-coding sequences:
- a CDS encoding YebC/PmpR family DNA-binding transcriptional regulator translates to MAGHSKWVNIKQRKGRQDKIRGKAFTRLGKEIMIAAKIGGGNVDFNPRLRLAIDKAKAANMAKDTIERAVKKGTGELEGVEYIEIRYEGYGPGGVAFLVDVVTDNKNRSASTVRMNFSRNEGNLGETGSVAFMFDRKGILEFDKKKVNEEKLMETALEAGAEDIVDREHFSVVITDPNDFENVKKALDEKGLNSENAEITMYPQNEIEITDIETAAKILKLYDDLEDNEDVQEIYANFNISDEILEKMEK